In Populus trichocarpa isolate Nisqually-1 chromosome 7, P.trichocarpa_v4.1, whole genome shotgun sequence, the following proteins share a genomic window:
- the LOC7466740 gene encoding photosystem I reaction center subunit N, chloroplastic isoform X2, whose amino-acid sequence MAAMNSSVLACNYAISGTGSSELNAKIVSMPAVASLVVSGPKLPVIRAQQTRADSREMKASEGRRAAMVYLAATLFTSAAAASSANAGVIEEYLEKSKANKELNDKKRLATSGANFARAFTVQFGTCKFPENFTGCQDLAKQKCHLSQMIWLWSAKERTNTSVVPMFSGNGEEGELCL is encoded by the exons ATGGCAGCCATGAATTCTAGTGTTTTGGCATGCAACTATGCTATCTCAGGCACTGGATCATCTGAGCTTAATGCCAAGATTGTTTCCATGCCTGCAGTTGCATCCCTTGTTGTGTCTGGCCCCAAGTTGCCTGTGATCAGAGCCCAACAGACTAGAGCTGATTCTAGAGAAATGAAagcaagtgaaggaaggagagcTGCAATGGTTTATCTTGCAGCTACCCTTTTCACCtcagctgctgctgcttcttctgCCAATGCCGGAGTCATCGAAGAGTACCTTGAAAAGAGCAAAGCTAACAAG GAATTGAATGACAAGAAGAGATTGGCCACTAGTGGAGCAAATTTTGCAAGAGCATTCACAGTTCAATTTGGCACATGCAAGTTCCCCGAGAACTTCACAGGCTGCCAAGATCTTGCCAAGCAAAAG TGCCATTTATCTCAGATGATTTGGCTTTGGAGTGCGAAGGAAAGGACAAATACAAGTGTGGTTCCAATGTTTTCTGGAAATGGTGAAGAGGGTGAGCTTTGTCTTTGA
- the LOC7486101 gene encoding uncharacterized protein LOC7486101 gives MDREQEELQFLGFFGIFKESFKIILTWRKIFSQITLALILPLSFIFLAHMQISQMIFFNILDSEDALDFTQSGTPKHDKLSDNISAEWTAFWLFKFAYFTFLLIFSLLSTSAVVYTIACIYTVKPITFKKIMSVVPKVWKRLMVTFIWSFLVVVLYNIIAAVVFLTLWTQVVFHVNAVGFRIAVLVALIIIYSVGMLYITIVWHLASVVSVLEDFYGIKAMIKSKNLIKGHMGVTVAVFIVVGVCFVGIQLLYEIFVVLHKPLGVRIGVGIVCFFLLCKVMLFDLVIQTVLYFVCKSYHHENINKSSLSDHLEVYLGEYVALKSKDVQMEQLQV, from the coding sequence ATGGACAGAGAACAAGAAGAGCTCCAGTTTCTTGGGTTCTTTGGCATCTTCAAAGAATCCTTCAAGATCATCTTGACATGGAGAAAAATCTTCAGCCAGATAACCCTAGCTCTCATCCTTCCACTATCCTTCATCTTCCTAGCTCATATGCAAATATCCcaaatgattttcttcaatatcCTCGACAGTGAAGATGCCTTAGACTTCACCCAATCTGGCACACCAAAACACGATAAACTCTCTGATAACATCTCCGCGGAATGGACTGCCTTTTGGCTCTTCAAATTTGCCTACTTTACTTTCCTTCTAATCTTTTCCCTTCTCTCCACATCTGCAGTTGTTTATACCATAGCTTGCATATACACTGTCAAGCCAATCACCTTCAAGAAGATCATGAGTGTTGTGCCAAAGGTTTGGAAGAGACTAATGGTCACCTTTATATGGAGTTTTCTTGTTGTTGTGCTCTATAACATCATTGCAGCTGTGGTGTTTTTAACCTTGTGgactcaagttgtttttcaCGTAAATGCAGTCGGATTTAGAATTGCGGTTCTTGTTGCTCTTATCATCATATATTCCGTGGGGATGTTGTATATCACCATAGTTTGGCATCTGGCTAGTGTGGTCTCTGTTTTAGAAGATTTTTACGGGATTAAAGCCATGATCAAGAGCAAAAACCTAATCAAGGGCCATATGGGAGTTACAGTAGCTGTTTTTATTGTGGTTGGAGTTTGTTTTGTGGGAATTCAGCTGCTATACGAGATTTTTGTGGTTTTGCACAAGCCATTGGGAGTCAGAATTGGAGTGGGAATAGTTTGCTTCTTCTTGCTGTGTAAGGTGATGCTCTTCGACCTTGTCATCCAAACTGTTCTCTACTTTGTGTGCAAATCCTATCACCATGAGAATATCAACAAGTCCTCCTTGTCAGATCATCTTGAGGTTTATCTTGGGGAGTATGTTGCTCTGAAGTCCAAGGATGTCCAAATGGAGCAATTGCAAGTCTAG
- the LOC7466740 gene encoding photosystem I reaction center subunit N, chloroplastic isoform X1, with product MAAMNSSVLACNYAISGTGSSELNAKIVSMPAVASLVVSGPKLPVIRAQQTRADSREMKASEGRRAAMVYLAATLFTSAAAASSANAGVIEEYLEKSKANKELNDKKRLATSGANFARAFTVQFGTCKFPENFTGCQDLAKQKKVPFISDDLALECEGKDKYKCGSNVFWKW from the exons ATGGCAGCCATGAATTCTAGTGTTTTGGCATGCAACTATGCTATCTCAGGCACTGGATCATCTGAGCTTAATGCCAAGATTGTTTCCATGCCTGCAGTTGCATCCCTTGTTGTGTCTGGCCCCAAGTTGCCTGTGATCAGAGCCCAACAGACTAGAGCTGATTCTAGAGAAATGAAagcaagtgaaggaaggagagcTGCAATGGTTTATCTTGCAGCTACCCTTTTCACCtcagctgctgctgcttcttctgCCAATGCCGGAGTCATCGAAGAGTACCTTGAAAAGAGCAAAGCTAACAAG GAATTGAATGACAAGAAGAGATTGGCCACTAGTGGAGCAAATTTTGCAAGAGCATTCACAGTTCAATTTGGCACATGCAAGTTCCCCGAGAACTTCACAGGCTGCCAAGATCTTGCCAAGCAAAAG AAAGTGCCATTTATCTCAGATGATTTGGCTTTGGAGTGCGAAGGAAAGGACAAATACAAGTGTGGTTCCAATGTTTTCTGGAAATGGTGA
- the LOC7466741 gene encoding probable polygalacturonase — MLKKMDFDEKQSFGFGGNAMIAKVSRFSWSPFLFLITLIALLSFQITTKTIYPMKIAFSSTSKTGVSADTRTSCVGFFGELPERKAVMSIREFGGVGDGKTSNTETFRKAIRYLQRFGESGGAQLNVPKGRWVTGSFNLTSNFTLFLEEGAVILGSQDPKEWPIIEPLPSYGRGRERLGGRHISLVHGDGLTNVVITGNNGTIDGQGKMWWELWWNRTLEHTRGHLVELMNSNNILIANLTFCNAPFWTIHPVYCSNVVVKDMTILAPLKAPNTDGIDPDSSTNVCIEDCYIESGDDLVAVKSGWDQYGIKMARPSSNIVVRRVSGTTPTCSGVGIGSEMSGGIFNITIEDLHVWDSAAGVRIKTDNGRGGYIANITISNVTMERVKVPIRFSRGSNDHPDEGWDPKAVPVVKGISIRNVISFNSTKAPVLEGVEDAPFGGICMKNVSLLGVVSSLSWHCEFVSGFADEVFPTPCPQLQSNISSSWCSYSWASSVNLN; from the exons ATGTTAAAGAAGATGGATTTTGATGAGAAACaaagttttggttttggtgGTAATGCAATGATAGCTAAGGTTTCAAGATTTTCTTGGTCaccatttcttttcttgatcacaCTTATAgctcttttatcttttcaaatcacaaccaagACCATCTACCCTATGAAGATTGCATTTAGTTCTACGTCGAAGACCGGTGTTTCAGCCGATACAAGAACCAGCTGTGTGGGGTTCTTTGGAGAGTTGCCGGAGAGAAAAGCTGTGATGTCGATAAGAGAATTCGGTGGGGTTGGTGACGGGAAAACGTCTAATACCGAAACGTTTCGGAAAGCGATACGGTACTTGCAACGTTTCGGGGAGAGTGGTGGTGCCCAGTTGAATGTGCCGAAGGGAAGATGGGTGACAGGGAGTTTTAATTTGACAAGTAATTTCACTTTGTTTCTTGAAGAAGGTGCTGTTATTTTGGGTTctcag GACCCGAAGGAATGGCCTATTATAGAACCATTGCCTTCTTATggaagagggagggagagattAGGGGGAAGACATATTAGCCTTGTTCATGGAGATGGCCTCACAAATGTTGTCATCACAG GAAACAATGGGACAATTGATGGACAAGGGAAGATGTGGTGGGAATTATGGTGGAACAGAACATTGGAGCACACAAGAGGTCACCTTGTAGAACTAATGAACTCTAACAATATTCTCATCGCCAACCTCACGTTTTGCAACGCTCCATTTTGGACCATTCATCCAGTTTACTGCAG CAATGTTGTTGTTAAAGACATGACAATCTTGGCTCCTCTCAAAGCCCCAAATACTGATGGTATAGACCCTG ACTCAAGCACAAATGTGTGTATTGAGGATTGTTACATTGAGAGTGGGGATGATCTTGTAGCAGTGAAGAGTGGCTGGGACCAGTACGGTATTAAAATGGCTCGTCCAAGCTCAAACATTGTAGTTAGGAGAGTATCTGGCACCACCCCTACTTGCTCTGGGGTTGGAATAGGTAGTGAGATGTCTGGAGGGATTTTTAACATAACTATTGAAGATTTGCATGTCTGGGATTCTGCTGCTGGTGTGAGAATAAAAACTGACAATGGCAGAGGAGGATATATAGCAAATATCACAATAAGTAATGTAACAATGGAGAGAGTTAAGGTTCCGATAAGGTTCAGTAGAGGCTCAAATGACCATCCTGATGAAGGATGGGATCCTAAGGCAGTTCCAGTTGTGAAGGGCATTTCTATCCGTAATGTGATCAGTTTCAATTCAACAAAAGCCCCTGTATTGGAGGGAGTTGAGGACGCACCATTTGGTGGGATATGCATGAAGAATGTTAGCTTGCTTGGAGTGGTATCATCTTTGTCATGGCATTGTGAATTTGTCTCAGGTTTTGCAGATGAGGTATTTCCAACACCATGCCCGCAGCTGCAGAGTAATATCTCTTCATCTTGGTGCTCATACTCTTGGGCTTCTTCGGTCAATCTCAATTGA